CTACCCAGTGACTTTCCAGAGACACGTGTCTCCGCTGCTTCACACCGTACGTGTCAGCAGGCGACCATGAGGTCCCTTGAGACTTCCAGACTGATTTTTAACAGCGCCAGGTGGTTCAAACAGGCACACAAAAGCaggaatgtgtgtgtgggggggtgttctGACTCTTCTGTGGCAATTAGCACTTCAGTGCAATAGAAATGCCCGAGCGATGGTGAGCCACTGCTTTTCAAAGCAGGAGGCCCCTCTCCTCTGGACTTATTCTATTACGACGACTTTATTTCTCTGCGAGCGAGTGCCTGGTATAAGTGTAATCATATCGTGTGATGGATGCTGGCCGGGTACCACAGTGACAGATGCCTGCTGAAACTATGTGAAAATTTTTGCAGCCAAAGCAGAGCTGGCGAGTGCTtggctccccgccagccccgctcccgggatCTGACGGTTTAACGGCAATGTTTACAGCGCGGGAAAGCCGTTCTAGGCATGGTTCTCGTCAGCAGCCGCGAGCAGATAACATCTCTTATTTTGTTGACATGTGCCACCCCTCCAGTCTTAGAAaccctcttttagttttattttttttttccccctactcgGCCCTCACCACACTCTTAGTCAAATGCTGAAGCAGGATGGAAATCCCTCTGCTTTGATTCCTTTAAAAGAGCACAGCTGCATAAAGGCGCTTTAATCCTGAACTTTATTTTTTGACATAAAGAGTAAGAAGTTGCCTCTTGTGTCTTCTGGTGCCCTcttcagaaatgctttctttttttttccccctctacgAGCGTCTCTTATGTCATAGGGCAGCTACCAAGCATGACTCTGAAAATCATATTGTAAAGGAAAACGAGGCAATAAAAAAATTGCTCTCCTGGGTGCAGAGGCAAGGCGCAAGGGAGCAGAAGCTGCTGACCGCCGTTTTGCACAGTGCACTTCTCCCGGGGCATGGGCACTTAAGGATGATTTTGCACGATGGCATCTGTGCCAAGGTCACATCCATCTGTGCTTTCCCCTGGAGGGGGGACAGGAAGGGAGCTTCCCACTTCTGTGCAGCTCTACAGTGGCGTGTCTTCGCGTGTGTATTAAATACTAATTAAACCGGGCAGAGGGGTGGTCCTGACCGTAAATCACCGCTAAGAGAACCTGCTCTGTGGCACTTGTGTGTGGGCAAAGTCTGGCGCAGCAGGTGGGAAAGTGATGGCCACACCTGCTCAAGGTGCAGCTTTGCCCGTTGCTGTCAACAGTAATCAAGGGTCTATAAATAGCCTGGAAGAGCATTTGCTGATATTTCTACAGATTAATAACTGACAGGTACtgggctcctctgctgcctcGTGTTGGCCATGGCCCATCCTCGTGCTGCCCTGTCTCCACCCCAGCCATGGATGGAAGCCTGGACAAGGGTCAGTGCTCCTGCTGTCGGGAGGCTTGATGTGAAGGTGACCGACCGCAAGTGAGTTTTTCCAAGTGCTCACGCTCCTGTTGATGGACAGGAGCCTGCAAACCTGCCCCTGGACACCAGGGCAGTGCCATAGGGACTTGTGGGAGAAGATCCCTAAGCAGAGAAGGGACAGCAGTAAGAAGTGCAGGACAAAACAAAGCACCGGTACCTTAATGACCATTTCTCATTGTCCCCAGCGCTCCTGGTGTTTGCGCTATTTCTGCCCCTTGAGATCCCAAATTACATACACCAACAAAACAATGTCTCTGATCTTCTCATTTGGACCCAAAGGGCGAAGCAGAAACACATTCATAGATGCTGATGTTGGTGCACCCCTGCGGAAAGCCACCTGCGGGGTGACCACCATGGGTCTGTCCCATGGTCCGGAAAATCCAGAAAGTGGGAGGTGGGAACCAGCCCCTCTGCACTGTGTGGGCAAAAGGGCGGCATTCCGTCTTGGAAAAGGTGATGGTATGGAGAGGAGGAACCCTTCTAGGAGTGTGTTTTCACAGTGATCCTTCTGGTGAAGAGCAGAGCCCTAAGGTGCATGAGGTCCATTCCTACAGGATGGTGATGGCATCACGCACTTCAGGCCATATCTACTCGGGAGGTGTTTAGGCAGCACGTTTACCAATGGAAACTTATAAGTATTACATTAAGACCTAAGATAAAGATAAAATCAAATTGCTTTGAAGACAAAATAGGGTATTTTACTAATTGAACTATACACACAGCTTCAATTCGGAAATGATCAGCCATGATTGTCCGTATTAAACAgtcatttttctcttcagtggtATCCTTAAAACAAAATGACATCTTTTGGTGCATTTTCAATGGGTCTTTCCTGTTCCTTCTTCTTAGAATATCTTGCATGGTCATAGAAATATATGATGATGATAGAAGCAATGTTCAGAAAAATGATGAGCAGCATGATCCAATATGAATATCCATAAGTGTGCTTGGATTTGACATgtgtctgcagagcagaaaaacatCCATGGGCCAATTCTACAGACAGGCCATTTTCTTCTATGTTCACAGGAAAAAGTATCATGGCTATAAGTACGAAGATTCCTAGAagatttaaatgcaaatgttaGAGGTGAAGCTGTAGTACTACTTATGTAGCTACTTGTAAATAGTCTACTTAAATAAGTTGGAATACCTGGACAAAGATTAACGTAATATTTTTCCATTGGTGAAATATGAGGGCATTTAAAGAATTTTCTTGCCATCTAATAGTATCTGATGGATGTTTTGACATTGGCAACTATATCTTCTGCTAAATGTAATGGATTCTCACTGACTATTTTTAGATAAGACCATAAAATGTTTTtcgttttggatttttttttttactgaatttactGCTGATGAGTAGAATATATTTACCCCTTTGGTGATTTGACTATTTGATGTGAGCCCAAATTCATCGGGTGTGCAGGATCACAGCTGGATAAACTCCTGGTCTGCATTCAGGGTTGCCCCAGCTTTGTTCAAGAGCTCAGACTTAGAGACCTCATGTTCTTTCCAACCCGAATTATTCAATGACTCTGTGGTGAGCCAAAATGAGATGTCATATTTGATCTCTATCTATTTCCTAAATTCCTTCTGAATATAAGTGGAGTTCGGTTACTTTGACATTTAGCTAAGTAATACTTCTACATCTTCACTTTCATAGTGCTAATGGAGGCATAATCTCTGAAcattagtgaaaatatttctattctttccCTCTGGGTACACCGTCCTACACATGTTCCCTCTGAAACAGGTTCAGGTTTTTGCAGGAGGACACTGGGCTTTCAGGCCATCTGGTAGCAGAATTAGGAACCTTCAAGATACACATCAAACGATGCatgatttttcataaaaatatgccCACGGCAAAATAGACTTCCAGGTCATAGCACTTACAGGACTGTAAAAAGTAACCACAATCCTCAGTCAACATGAGGGTTTACTTTCTCACTAATATTTATTTTGGCCATGGTCCTCTCATTTCAGGTCAAAGCTTGTAGGTTCTGGCTGGGTGCTGGGCTCATGAAATGAACAACTTTCTCATGTATGAGACTTATCTGCTTGTGTCAAAAGTTGAATAATTGTCTAACCTAGATTTTTGCTCACTTTTATTGTGTTTCAAGGCATCTACAGTTACCCTAACTGTACAGGTACCCTAGCTGCTACCCGCCATGTCAATGCTGTTGTGGATGTATTCAATtcaacacatttttcagaaatgaagcTAGAGTCCATCCTATAGATTAGACCTTAGAGGCCTAGTTTGGTATGTAGGTAACTCAGCAACAAATATGCTACAAATACCATAAAATAATGACATAAGATCTTAGAGAGTTTACAAATTGCACTATAGTCACGTCCAGTGCATACTTCACATTTTCCCTCTGTATTTGCCCATTAACTCTGTTCTTCTCATTGTAGCATCATTTCATTGTAGCATGAAATGATGCTACACCTGTTGGggctttttcatttccatttttgctgCCAGTGAATCCAGACTCCTACTGATTACTGGTGCCACTTCAAGTCAATAATACTATTTTACTGTAGTAAAGTTTAAAAGATAGTAAGTAAAGTTTAAAAGATAAAACTTAAAAGATAGTTTTCAGGTATTTCAGCAGACacagttaaaaaccaaaaccagaatacTTTTCCAAGTGTTTCCTTTTCTAGATATAGATTTCTTAATCTTGGAATAGATGAGAATACAGTATTCATTCATATGGTGTGCAAAAATGTGTCAGCACGGGACTCGTTACTCACCGCATAAGGAATTCCAGGTATAGACTCCGATAGGTCCCAGGAACGTCTGGTAGGGATTACTGACGGCATTAGTGCAGGTAAATCCAGAACTCAGAAGGGAAACCAGTAAACTGAGGACCAGAATCACGATAGTTGCTGTGACGGTGCTTTTTGCCTTGGCGTTGTTCAGGATATCTGCAACTGAAATACAGTGGCTCAGCGTTGATGATCAGCATGGTCTGGTGGGTTCAATGACCTTATCACTTACTGACATGGTTGGAATTGAAAGCTAATAATCAGAGATTTGGCTGATCTGTAAGGATCAAGATGTAGAAGGTTTGGACACAGTACCTGAACCCAAATCCAAACTGGGATGAAGGCACATTAGCCTGAAATAAGTGCATGTCCGCTAATCCTGCAGGCACACAAACTTCCCAGGCATTGGGTTGGGTAGTAAACTTCTTTTCCTTAATATTTCTGtaaatctttcctctttacaAGGTCAGACAGAAATCTGATGCCTAAATAAGATCAGAAAACTAGGTGTTCCTCTGCTTATCGTTCCTGAGATGTTTCCAGCTTCTACAGATACCCGATTTAAAACTTGGCTCCAATTGtagattatttccttttaatatagTAGCATTCCCCCACATATGAAATAAATCTGACAAAGGGAACAGCATCTAAAAGTCCAGTGAAGCTGTTAGCCTGAAAGGGTCAGGTGCATTTGTAGGACAAACATAACTGAGCATGGTCACTCGTGGACATTCAGGGCATGGTTGGCCATTGAGGTGGTGGCGTTCATACCCTGAGTAAATCTGTCTCTTGCCACatcctgcaggaaaaaataaatgatggAGACAGTACTTGctctcttcttttaaaagaaatgagcaactcttgctttgttttcaccAGGAGGACTGGGCACGTGAGGTGTGGTGCCTCCCAAGGGCCTGTGCTTGGTGTTAAtggctggtggccctgggctCGGCAAATGGAGAACATGGGCTCCCAGCTGCTGGCTCAGCCCTGTCCTGAGGCTCCTGTCTCCACTCCTGAGATCACACGTCAAGGAATCGTACATCTTAACATCAAGCATCCTGGCACCTCTCCTTTTTGCTTCAGTTTACTGGAGTTGATACTCTTAGATCCTTGCCTGATGTGGTCTCTGTAGGCGCGTGCATGGCTGGCTATAGATACTGGGCACATATAGTCAACCCCTCCAGGACTGTAATCAATTTTATTGGTTTTGCCTAAATCCTTCCAGTCATTTGATATGTTGCTGACAATAAGAGACACAAATGTGAAAGCAATATACTCAAAGTGTAATTGCAGTTATAGCTGCCTGGGAAATAGAGCTGGGAAATATTTTACTCTTAGTCTTTCAATTTAAAGATCGAAAAGGCAACTATAATGTGCCTGTGGCTGCCTTACCCTATAACAAATAAGACAACAATGTTTTCAAGCTCTATTCAAATGGGTGTTGTGGTAGACAGACATCTGCAGGAAAACttcctttctgtgctgcttttaatACAAAGCCATTACGGCAGAGTATTCAGTTAGTGCATAAATTGGAGAAACTATAGCCATAAAAATACCAACAAGAAATAGTAAAAACcccataagaagaaaataaacattcataAAAAGAAGAGctattggaaataaattaaaaggagaGCTTCTCTCTCAATTTATATAATATTCCTGGTAGAAGTTAACTTCTGTTTGAGGAAATGGCAGGTAAGGATGCATTATGGAAATAGATGCAAATTTAAGCAATtctaaaaaaataggaaagatggGTATTCAGAAAACATCACTCAATAAATAGAGCTGAGCACACCACGGGCTGGACCATGCCCTCGTGCTGAAGCAGCCTTACTGCTTGGGCATTGCCTAGTTCAGGAAATGAGTTTGGAGCCAAATCAGAGAGGTTTGTGTCATTTCCCTCTGGCAGCCTCGCTTAATTTTGTCACTCAGAACATTGAACATCTCCAGCATCGAGTGGCTACAGCTATTGCACCCTCTGATTGATCTTGTTTGTCTCTGGCAGTGATCCGCAGTTCAGGGGATGTAGTTTTGTCAGATCCTACCTGCTGTAAGCACGCCCACAAGAGCACAAAACTAAAGGTTTTAAgtaaaatgctggttttgtggcagcagattttttttctaaataaagtagTCTGTGCAAACGGAAGGAATCTACAAGCCAATTGAATGGGATTGATAGTAACCCACAGCTGGAGATAACCTCTGCATCGGTGTAAAATAACCTAATTCCAGAACGAAAGCAGAGGGGTTTGCCTTTGTCAGGTCTCTCCTTAATTTTctgtatcttcatttttttttcatctttaagtcTTTTACGGTGGGATAGAATTTCCTGAGCTTTTACTGACCTGAGTGTGAATGACAACATGTAGCTGGGAGGCTGGAGGTTTTTTCTAAGCTTGCTTATCTGGCAGCTTTTACAAGGTCTACTATCACTTATGACGCATAATGAATTGttcatttataaaaaaagaaatcaacaaaaaCCCCAAGTAGAGCTCAGCCTAACTTTCTACTTTTCAGGAGATCCCATCACACACCTGAAAACTGATGATAACTTTATTGAAGTTCCAGCAATTTTCAAGCATTTgttgtgtattttaaaagtggGAAAGTTAATCGATTCCTCTCTGCTACAGCAAATTTCAATGACTTCCTCATGTGCTGCTGGCCTTGCTGGTTGCCAGCAGCCAGATAAATCCTGGCTTCACCGGACTCTCTGGGAGTGCCTCTTCCCACACCTTGCTCACAATTTTTATGTTTGACTTGGAAACAGGCAAAGCTGTAAACAAGCTCTTTTACAGACTATTATACTTATAGGTGGTTCCTTTCTAAGGCAAATCATTAAAACAGCTAATGAAGACTCGAAGGACTCAAGCCATTTAATAATTTTACATTCTGCCAGATCATTCTGCTCATCCCTAGAGCCTCTGAAGTAGCCGTATTGATTTATCGCTCTATTAAGGTCGTTCATGGCAGTCTGTTAAAGAGGCAACCCCGACTGGGCAGTTCACGCACTGTACACTTGCAAAAAACATATTCCTTTGTCTATCATTTTTACactctgaaatttcttttaatgttgtGGTTTTCAAAATAATAAGTTATGGTCTTTGTAAAGGCTGTCGAGCATCTACTTTTCTATGGCTATTAATAGAAGCCAACCTGGGTTATGGCTAACAAGCACTCCGCATCCCCAAGCTATCGTCTTTGGTTTACTCTTTCATGATTACCATTCTCCTCGACTCACACCCAAATATGCCAATGCCGTTTGAGAAACGCACTCAGGGTGCGCAGCAGAGACCCCCAGCCAGGCCGTACTTGCTGAGCGACAGATCACGCTGTGATTTAAAAGGATGCTTATAACTCTTCTTACTGGTGCCTGAAGTGTTAGAGTGGAGAGACCACAGCGCTTTGTTTCTCCCTCGCACAGGCAATCCATTTACTTAGGGATATTGTCAAACAAAAGACATCTACCGTCTTAGGAGGACCTgattatttgaatttaaaaatagtaTGTATGCAGATCTgcgaagtatttcttctattTCAAGAATGTACAGAATCATACTTAATATAAAAGGTGACAATCATGCCTTGTATAGAGCctaagaattaatttaaaatcagttcCTTTCATCTTGGATATATGCTCAACTGAACTGGTGAGGGAGGTGGGCAAATCCATATTTAGATTATTCATAAAGTATGACtttctttcagcagctgctgaaggcaACCAGCAACTCTTGAGGCTCCCTCATTTTGTTCATCCCCAAATGGCTTAAATGTGACAATTGAGATGATATTTTGTAAGCGATAAGCACAAAACCTAAATCTGGTGGAGGGGAAATTGCCACCACCAACGAAACGCATGTAGACCGTGTAAAGAACGGAAATCCTTTGCTGATGCAAGTGTTCTGTGAGTGCTTCTCATTAATTGTAATTAAAATCTATACATGGGTAGTGCCCAGGCCCTGGGATTGGGTTGTGTTAGCTGCTGTGCAGACAAAAGGCAAGACACATGCCCCAAATTCCTGCCAGAGAGCATCCCCTCCATGGGTTGACTCCTGGTTTCACGCGGAGCCCGATTAAAATCAGCAAGTCTGCCCGCACGGCACGAGGTTTGGGGCTTGAGCCAACTGGCACGGGGAGATGCCGTCGCGTATAAGctatttttataaatgcatatttACTCTTCTAAAAATTACTTTGATTATTCTGATATGGCTGTCAATGAACTGTCTTGAATGACTCGTGATTTTGTATTTATGATGTCACGTGCTCAATGTATACTCTATGCTTTGCAGGAACGCTGCTGTGTTCAGCTTTTTCGTGCCAATATAATTGTTATAATGTGAAGTGGCTTGCGTGATACAGCTTTGCCACTGGGGTAATTTGGGCGCCTGATTGTACAGATACAATTTCTGTACTAAATACAGGTGGGAAAGAGCTCGGAGATGGGAAACACCGGGAACCAACACCTTAGGTTGGCCATGCTCTGCCTTGGTGGCTTCTCTGAGATGGGACATCTTACTAcagcctaccaaaaaaaaaaaaaaattttaaagtacATCTCAGGTTTCCAAATTGTTTGACCTACTCCTACTCTTCCaaattttaattagttttcttttaaatggcttttttcACTTTCGCACGTGTATATCAGCGCTACTGCTTTGAACTTGGTGAGACAGAAACGTACATAAAATCAGTGCAAATCCTTGATCCTTGCAACGGCTTTCAGGCTTATCCACCTTTGGGCTTTGTGAATGATTTTCTTCACATCAGTAGAGCTACTTTTCCATAAAGTTAAGTAAATCTTTGCTGAACAGTATGAAAACAGTATTGAGTCTGTGGTTCACACTTGGTATGCAtaatttcttgtttctgtttttgctttttctcatgttttgctTCTTATACCAGGATTTTTCATGCTTGTCTTAACTTTCTCCAAGGTTGCTCTAGGTAAAACCCCTTCTGCTGTTCCccttatttttaaactttgttttattCTCATCTAGCATCCCTCTTCCTTAGTCTCTCATTTTTTCTGTCCTTAATTATTtaactatttttattcttttttctcctgtaataaTTTTGCCATTGAGGGTAAATGCCAAGGACTGCAGATGCACAAAAAGTAAGATCTATTGTATATAACTGTTTCATATCAACACACAGTACAGTTTAATTTGAATCTACTGGATGTTTGCTGAAATGTTATTCTAATAACCTTGTTTCAGAGTTTTTTTGGAAAGTCATGATGACAAGGAGTCACCTGTAAACTGTGCgttgggtgggggaagaaaggcctTATAAAAGATGACAAACTATGTTGTAATCTGTATTACGCAGtctagcataaaaaaaaaaaaaaagacatgagcAAGCATAAGGTTTGAAAATACTAATCAAATGGTTAAGTTTGGTAATAGCACTTAAAAATGGAATGGTGtgcttttaaaggaagaaataaaaggaatactGTCACTAAAGTGTAGGTCCAGCACAGGTATAAACACTCTATATATCTAAATTACTGATTTACGTGTTTGGTTCTTCTCCCTTCAGCAGCCTCATAAAACCTTCTTCTATAAAAATGATGTTAATTTGATAGTAggtgacaaaatattttaaatcaaacaattaatttaacacaatgaaatttaaaaaaaaaatcctggaatatGAATTAGCTTTGTAATCCTTTAACAAAATGGTAACTGAATGTTGCTTCTCTGTTCCTCGCTGAAAgcttctgaaaattaaaaccaattttACATAAAGATCctattctgtatttttcccttgttCCAAGGCATAGGATAAGATCACAGGTAAAGAGAAGTTGCTTTTGGCAAGAATGCTGcagcatttctgtgcttttggGAGGGTTTTATTTTACACCACTTAAATCCCCAGACTGATTtacacatatttttcttctcacttaTTATTGTCCCAGGCGAATACAAGAACGAGCCGCGGCTCCTGCGTCCATCACCTGCGTGAGCAAGAAGACGCCACCCGCTCCCAGGGGCGACACCACTCACCTTGGAAATTCTTTCCTAGAACCAGAAGTCCCGTGTTGAACTGTTCGCAGGTGCCACTGAAAAGTCCGTAGGTGAGGCTCACCCTCATGGTGGAGTTGGTCCCAGAAAAGTCAACCTCACTACTTATCCAGTGCTGGGTGGCCAGAACGACGCAAATCATCACGAAAGAGCAAACACAGGTCAAAAAAGCGGATGCAAACatgcctgttttttttctggacgGCATTTTGTCCCACAGAGATATTCCACCACTTCAGggtaattttcttctctttggtcCCGCTTAGCATGAGGTTGTTTCCTCCTCCTCGCTCCCTGCGACCTGCTCTCTCTGCGAGCACAAAGTTACCCCGGTAAACTTTAAGCAAATGGCGGTGGTAATAAACATGTAAAATAATTGAACTTTGGTCGGGAGAAGAGGTGTTGCCGTAGCTACGACCAAACCAGCCTGGCACAGGCCGGGAGGAATCATCGGTGGGTGATTTATGATTGCCTTGTCGACCCAGAGCTCTTCAGATCACGGCTCTGGAGACACCTCCTACGGCCTGacgcctgcggggccggggctccCCACTCACTTTACCGCTGTCTAACAGAGTTTTCACTCCTTGACAAAATTTCCTGGCCTGTTCTTGCTTTTTCACTTGAAAGGCTGATAACCAGGCCGGAAAGAATTTTTTGCTAAATCTGTATCTAGTTTGTTACAGTAAAGATtaataaaatgttccttttctatTCAAATTCCcactttgctctttgtgaaaagATTGGGTTGATCTTGGCTTTTGGGAGAGTAAGGAGGTTCTACCTAATCTCAATAGATTATTTGCTAAGGAAGAGCTGTAATTCTTAATTAAATTCCATATATTTTCATGCAGTGGCTAAATATATGTCAGGATAAAGTAGAAGATATTCCATTAGCTTTTATTTCTATCAATTATAATGCCATTTTCCCATGTTATACTGAACCCATGCTTCTGGATCatccagaggtttttttttaattaacctttAGAAAGCAGGCTGTTTTAAAAGTGCTGCTAAATAAACCTGTTGAGCTATCATCCCGGAGCTTATTTGTCCTCTAAAGGCATTGAGAGATTAAAGTTTTATGAATTTGAAATGGCACAGAATTTCTTGGGGGGAGAAAATACCAGTAAGGCAGTGACACTGTGCTGTAATTGTTCTAGTGTTACGATTTCTTGATTCAAAACTTTAAAGCAGTGATCGCATTTggaatcaatttattttatttctaacgTACAACTGATCTTCTACATGAGATGGTCTTacgcatttttttccaaattctatAGGACTTAAATGACGCTTCTGATGATGTTGCTTTTAAGAATTTATGCATTTTATTCACAACTAATTTATATGCTTCATATATGTATGTAACATC
The window above is part of the Numenius arquata chromosome 15, bNumArq3.hap1.1, whole genome shotgun sequence genome. Proteins encoded here:
- the CLRN3 gene encoding clarin-3, which codes for MPSRKKTGMFASAFLTCVCSFVMICVVLATQHWISSEVDFSGTNSTMRVSLTYGLFSGTCEQFNTGLLVLGKNFQVADILNNAKAKSTVTATIVILVLSLLVSLLSSGFTCTNAVSNPYQTFLGPIGVYTWNSLCGIFVLIAMILFPVNIEENGLSVELAHGCFSALQTHVKSKHTYGYSYWIMLLIIFLNIASIIIIYFYDHARYSKKKEQERPIENAPKDVILF